The Streptomyces capitiformicae genome contains the following window.
TCCCGGGCCCGTACCCGTGCGCCGGACGGGTACGGGCATGTGGCCGCCCGTACCGGGTTCAGTGCACCGGCGAGCGCTAGCTGTATTGCCCTGAGAGGTTGGGGACGCGGCTGGCGGGTGGTTGGCCTTTCAGAGCGGTGTGTCCGCGGTGGTGATTGTCGGCAAGGCGTTCCCCGCCGTGTCCACGGCGCCGGTAACGCTCGCGGCTTGACTTCTTAGCAAGCTCGGATGTCTGTGGATCGAGCTCGGGGAGCACGCGAAGGGCGTACCTTCCCGAGTGATCGACTGATGGTCATCGAGTAGGCCGGTGTTCGCAGCACCGGTCGGGAAGGCACGCCCGTGCTCAGCGTAGTCAACGACGACGGCACCACGCCGAACGGCTCCCTGATCGACGAGATCGTCCGCGAGGGCGCCAGGAGGATGCTCGCAGCCGCGCTGGAGGCCGAAGTCAACGCCTACATAGCCGAGTTGGAGCAGGAGCGGGATGAGACGGGCCGGCGCCTGGTCGTCCGCAACGGCTACCACAAGCCGCGGAGGGTCACCACCGCGGCCGGGGTGGTCGAGGTGAAGGCGCCGCGAGTGAATGACAAGCGCGTCGATGCCGAGACCGGCGAACGCAAGCGGTTCTCCTCTGCGATCCTGCCGCCGTGGTGCCGCAAGTCGCCGAAGATCAGCGAGGTGCTGCCGCTGCTCTACCTGCACGGCCTGTCCTCGGGTGACTTCGTGCCCGCGCTGGAGCAGTTCCTCGGCAGCTCGGCCGGGCTGTCCCCGGCAACCATCACCCGGCTGACCCAGCAGTGGCAGGCCGACCACGCCGCCTTCATGGACCGCGACCTTGCGGAGGTCGACTACGTGTACGTGTGGGCCGACGGCATCCACCTCAACGTCCGCCTGGAAGAGGCCAAAGCCTGCGTCCTGGTCCTCATCGGCGTGCGCGCCGACGGCTCCAAGGAACTGGTCGCCCTCAAGGACGGCTACCGAGAGTCCGCCGAGTCATGGGGCGACCTGATGCGCGACTGCGCCCGCCGGGGCATGCGCGCCCCTGTCCTCGCAGTCGGCGACGGCGCCTTGGGCTTCTGGAAGGCCCTGGCCGAGGTGTTCCCCGAAACCCGCGAGCAAAGGTGCTGGGTTCATAAAACGGCCAATGTCCTGGACGCCATGCCGAAGTCTGCGCAGCCGGGCGCGAAGAAGGCCATCCAGGACATCACAGGCGCCGAGGACCGCGACCGCGCCGAGGCAGCGATCAAAACGTTCGCCAAGCTCTATGGCGCGAAGTTCCCCAAGGCCGTCAAGAAGATCACCGATGACCAGGAGCGACTGCTGGCTTTCTACGACTTCCCGGCCGAGCACTGGATCCAACTGCGGACTACGAACCCCATCGAGTCCACGTTCTCCACCGTCCGACTGCGGACCAAGGTCATCCGCGGCGCCGGCTCCCGCACCGCCGCCCTCGCCATGGTCTTCAAGCTCGTCGAGTCCGCCCAGGTTCGCTGGCGGGCCGTGAACGCACCCCACCTCGTCGCCCTCGTCCGGGCCGGGGCCCGCTTCGAACGCGCCGAGGCGGTCGCCGCATGAGCCGGCCGTCGCACGGCACGCTGCATCACGTCGAGCTGTGGGTGCCGGACCTGCATTGCGCGCTCGCCTCGCTCGGCTGGCTGCTGGAGGCGCTGGGTTACGCCTTCTTCCAGAGCTGGGACGGCGGCCGCAGCTGGCAGCTCGGGCCGACCTACCTGGTCATCGAGCAGTCGCCGGCCCTCACCGCCGAAAGGCACGACCGCTGCCGCCCGGGACTGAACCACCTGGCCTTCCACGTCGAAGACGCCACCACGGTCGAGAGACTGGCGGCCGGCGCCACCCAACACGGCTGGCACCTGATGTTCCCCGAGCGGCATCCCTATGCCGGCGGCGGACAGCACTACGCCGCCTACCAATGGAGAACGACGACGGCTTCGAAGTCGAACTCGTCGCGATCAACTCACC
Protein-coding sequences here:
- a CDS encoding IS256 family transposase, with product MLSVVNDDGTTPNGSLIDEIVREGARRMLAAALEAEVNAYIAELEQERDETGRRLVVRNGYHKPRRVTTAAGVVEVKAPRVNDKRVDAETGERKRFSSAILPPWCRKSPKISEVLPLLYLHGLSSGDFVPALEQFLGSSAGLSPATITRLTQQWQADHAAFMDRDLAEVDYVYVWADGIHLNVRLEEAKACVLVLIGVRADGSKELVALKDGYRESAESWGDLMRDCARRGMRAPVLAVGDGALGFWKALAEVFPETREQRCWVHKTANVLDAMPKSAQPGAKKAIQDITGAEDRDRAEAAIKTFAKLYGAKFPKAVKKITDDQERLLAFYDFPAEHWIQLRTTNPIESTFSTVRLRTKVIRGAGSRTAALAMVFKLVESAQVRWRAVNAPHLVALVRAGARFERAEAVAA